In Helianthus annuus cultivar XRQ/B chromosome 8, HanXRQr2.0-SUNRISE, whole genome shotgun sequence, a single genomic region encodes these proteins:
- the LOC110873184 gene encoding NADH dehydrogenase [ubiquinone] 1 alpha subcomplex subunit 2, translating to MAWMAQFSKNLKELRVLFCQTSPASASTRAFLQNNYKELKNANPSLPILIRECSGTDPQLWARYDMGVERGIRLEGMSETQISKAVEDLSKGGASLKS from the exons ATGGCATGGATGGCACAATTCTCAAAGAATCTGAAAGAGCTCCGAGTTCTGTTTTGTCAAACTTCACCTGCCAGTGCTTCCACCAG GGCTTTTCTTCAGAACAATTACAAGGAACTGAAGAATGCAAACCCTAGCTTGCCCATTCTCATCCGTGAGTGTAGCGGCACCGACCCTCAGTTGTGGGCTAGATACG ACATGGGTGTCGAGAGGGGCATACGTTTGGAAGGGATGTCAGAGACCCAAATCTCTAAAGCAGTCGAGGACCTTTCGAAAGGTGGCGCATCCCTTAAATCATAA
- the LOC110873186 gene encoding ras-related protein RABE1a, translating into MAAPPVRARADYDYLIKLLLIGDSGVGKSCLLLRFSDGSFTTSFITTIGIDFKIRTIELDGKRIKLQIWDTAGQERFRTITTAYYRGAMGILLVYDVTDESSFNNIRNWIRNIEQHASDNVNKILVGNKADMDESKRAVPTAKGQALADEYGIKFFETSAKTNLNVEQVFFSIATDIKQRLAETDTKAEPSTIKINKPEGGGANDQDAQKSACCGS; encoded by the exons ATGGCCGCTCCACCGGTTAGGGCACGAGCAGATTATGATTACCTCATAAAGCTCCTTTTGATCGGAGATAGCG GTGTAGGGAAGAGTTGCCTTCTTTTGCGTTTTTCTGATGGTTCTTTCACCACAAGTTTTATCACTACCATCgg GATTGATTTTAAGATAAGAACCATTGAACTTGATGGCAAACGGATTAAACTCCAAATCTGGGATACAGCTGGTCAGGAGCGGTTCCGCACAATCACAACTG CTTATTATAGGGGAGCTATGGGAATTTTGTTGGTGTACGATGTTACAGACGAATCATCTTTTAACA ACATAAGAAACTGGATTCGGAACATTGAACAACATGCCTCTGATAACGTCAACAAGATTCTTGTTGGTAATAAGGCCGATATGGATGAAAGCAAGCGG GCTGTTCCTACCGCCAAGGGTCAAGCACTAGCTGATGAGTACGGCATTAAGTTTTTTGAAACT AGTGCAAAAACAAACCTAAATGTCGAGCAAGTTTTCTTTTCAATAGCAACGGATATCAAGCAAAGACTTGCGGAAACCGACACTAAGGCCGAG CCATCGACGATCAAGATTAATAAACCAGAGGGTGGAGGTGCTAATGATCAAGATGCCCAGAAATCAGCTTGTTGTGGTTCTTAA
- the LOC110873185 gene encoding 40S ribosomal protein S15a, whose amino-acid sequence MVRVSVLNDALKSMYNAEKRGKRQVMIRPSSKVIIKFLMVMQKHGYIGEFEYVDDHRSGKIVVELNGRLNKCGVISPRFDVGVKEIEPWTARLLPSRQFGYIVLTTSAGIMDHEEARRKNVGGKVLGFFY is encoded by the exons ATGGTGAGGGTCAGCGTTTTGAATGACGCTCTAAAGAGCATGTACAATGCCGAGAAGAGGGGGAAGAGACAGGTCATGATTAGGCCTTCTTCAAAAGTTATCATCAAGTTTCTTATGGTCATGCAAAAGCATG GTTATATTGGTGAGTTTGAGTATGTTGATGACCACCGATCAGGAAAGATTGTTGTTGAACTGAACGGACGTTTGAACAAATGCGGAGTCATTAGTCCCCGATTTGATGTTGGTGTCAAGGAAATTGAGCCCTGGACCGCTAGACTTCTTCCTTCAAGACAG TTTGGGTACATTGTTTTGACAACATCCGCTGGAATTATGGATCATGAAGAAGCTAGGAGGAAGAATGTTGGCGGTAAGGTGCTTGGGTTTTTCTACTAA